A window of Blautia argi genomic DNA:
GGATTTTAAACAAAAGTGTTATATAGAAAGGAGAAATAAAAATGTTTCAAAAAGTGAATGCGGCAACTACAGAAGCAAAAAAGGAATCATGGCAGCCGTGTATGTGGTGTGATGCACCAAATGATACATGTGCAAATTTAGGATGTGTCTTCTGCGATGGTAATAAAGATGATATTATCTAAGTAAAGAAATGTAATGCGAAGCTAAGACTATTTGACCTAGGTAAAAAGGTCAAATAGTCTTTATTCATATAATATAATAAATTGTTTGAAAATTTTTGAGAGGAATAGATTTGCGATAATCGGAATTTGAATTATGATTAAGAGAAATATTGAAAATGAAGTATTAACGTATCAAGTATATCAAATTTTTAATGAAAGTGGACAATTATATTTGTTTGACGCTGGGAATGCAGCAATTTATAAAATTGATGAACTGGTTTTGAAACTTCTCGATCAAGAAGGAGAAAAGGTTCAAACAGCCTATGAAAACTTGAAAAATTATATAACCAGAGAACAGTTTGATGAGCTAATTGATAATTTTAAAGAAAGTGGATTTTTAATCGAAAATAATAAGAATAATAAAAAAGCATCAACTATAAAAGGATTAACTTTAATGTTGGTTCAGGCATGTAATTTAGCATGTAAATATTGTTTTGGCTCAGAAGGAGAGTATGCTGATCGTGGGAAAATGAGTGAAAAAATAGCATTAGATGCGATTGATTATTTAATCAAAGCATCTGGAAATGAAAGAAATCTATATGTGACTTTTTTTGGCGGAGAGCCTTTATTATGTTTTGATGTGATAAAAAAAGTTGTGGCATATTGTAAAGAACGTGAAAAAGCTACAGGAAAAAATTTTTTCTATAATATGACAACAAATGGAACGTTATTGAATGAAGAAATTAATAAATTTATTATTCAAAATAAAATAGGAACCATGATTAGTATAGATGGAAATAAAAAACAGCATAATGCAAATAGATTTGATAAAATGGGAAATGGAAGTTATGATGAGGTGATGGATAAAACCGATGCTTTAAGAAAAATGGGATATTTGTCCGCAAGAGCAACAATAACAGCGACTAATATTAATCTAGAGTCTGTTTTTGAACACTTAAATGTAGAAGGTTTTTCAAATGTACCAATGGCACCAGCTTACAATTTAATGTCAAACGAAGATTTTGAAAGATATGTAGTTGAATTAGAAAAGTTGTGTAATTATTTTGAAGAGTTATTAAAACGAGATATAAATAAGGCTAAGAGAATTAAGGTTCTATGGAAAGCATTTAAGAGAATACATGGTGGTGGGTGTCAAAATACAGCATGTGGTGCAGGTATAAATGGTGTAGCAGTTGACATTCATGGAAATTTGTTTCCATGCCATCGTTTTGTATCAAACAAAGAATATATTTTGGGGAATATATATGAGAGTGAAGATGAGAGAAAACAGTTTATAGAAGAATGTGATATTGATAATCATGAAAAATGTAATAAATGCTATTTAAGGCTTTTGTGTAGTGGCGGTTGTCCATATGAGAATTATATAGAGACTGGTAATATTAGAAATATTTATGAAAGGCAGTGTATTGAGTGTAAAACTATATATTCAGAACTAATTCATATTTATTTAAGGCTAAGTGAAAAGCAAAAAGAAAGCATTTTTATTTAAAGACAAAGGGATGATTTTTGTATGGATATATTAAATGTGAGTGGAGTAAGTAAATGTTATGGAAAAGGAAAAGCCTCAGTACAAGCTCTAAAAAATATTAGTTTTACTGTAGAAAAAGGTAAATTTATTGGAATAATGGGTGCATCTGGATCTGGAAAATCAACACTATTAAACTTGATTTCTACTATAGATTATGCAACGGAAGGAAATATTATAATAAATGATACTAACATAACGAAATTAAATATTAAAAAAGCTGATAAATTTAGACGTGAGAAATTAGGATTTATTTTTCAGGATTTTAGATTATTGGATTCTTTGATGATTTCAGAAAATATAGGAATGCCGTTAGTTATTCAAAAAAGAAAAAGGGATGAAATAGAGAAAAAAGTAAATGAAATTATGAGAATTTTGGACATTGGAAGGTTGGCAGAAAAATATCCTTATCAGATTTCTGGTGGAGAAAAACAAAGAACAGCTTGTGCAAGAGCGATTATTTCGGAACCGGAATTAATATTGGCAGATGAACCAACGGGGGCTTTGGACTCCAATAATGCACGAAATATTATGATATTATTAAAGAAAATAAATATTGAATTAGGGGCAACCATTTTAATGGTGACACATGATCCTATGAGTGCAAGTTATTGTGATAAAGTAATCTTCTTGAAAGATGGGAGAATTACTAACATGTTAAATAGAGAAATAAGTGATAATAACATTTTTTATGAAAAAATTGTAAAATGTAATTCAAAACTACAACATGTAATTTGTCAGGAGAAAGAAGATGTACAAAATTGAATGGTATAAATTAAGGAGTAGTATTAAATCTAATATTATTTATTTTGTAACGTTGGTTATTTGTATTGCTCTGTTTTATGGATTTATATCCCTGGGAGATCCTTACAATCCGTTGGTCCAAGGAAATGAAAAATACGATTTTTCAATGTATGCACCAATGATTCGATATTGCATATATGTTGTTTCAATATCTTTATTTATATTAGTAAGTTACGTCAATTTATATATGTTTAAAGAAAAATTAAAAGATATTTCTGTACTAATTACATTAGGAATGAAGCGGAGCAAAATTGCAATATGGTATTCAGAAGAAATGCTTACCGTTAGTATAGTGGCATTTGTCATAGGTATTTTTGGTGGAATCATATGTTCTTATGTTATTAATGGTGTTCTATCTTTGATTGCATATAAAAATATAGTTGATAATCGTTTGTTCTATGTACAATCATTTGTTGAAACGTGTATATTTTTTGCAGTTATATATTGTGGAATTACCTTTATCAACGTTATAAAAGTTTTAAAGAAAAGTCCTTTAGAATTGTTAAATAATCATAAAGTAATAGATAGTAAAAGAAACTCTAAATTTAGAATAGTAAGTGAAATTATTGTCTTACTTGTTAGCTATATTTTTATTGCATATAATTTAAAAGTCTATTTTTCATTAGGGAGAAATTATCAGGGGAATATTCCTGATTATGAGAGTAATAAATTTCAAGTAGCAATATTTGCAGCAATTATACTTGCGATCTTTTTAACAATAAAAATAATTGCCTATTTATTAATTGCTATTACGAAGAAAAAAATCTTGCGATATGGTGAAAGCATGTTTATCGTGGGAAAGTTAGCATTTAGAATGAGAAGTAATGTTAGGAATATGTTTTTGGTCACAATAGTATTAACGCTATCTTTGTGTGGTTTTTCATTAATTCCTATTTTGGCAGAGTTTTCTAAAGAGTATATGGAACAACGTATGGTATTTGACGTTAATATTCCATTTAATTATGATAATATAGAAAGACAAGAAGATATACCTGATATAGATTATCAGTTTGCTAAGGAAATTTTGGAAGAAAATGATCTTTCTGTTAAAGATGAATGCATATTAGAAGAATACTTTGTATGGGAAAAAGATTTTTCTGGGCCTTCAGGAAGAAAAAATAAGTATGATATGCCGAGATTAGCTATTAGTATTAGTGACTATAACAAATTGAGGGAAATGGCAGAATTAGAAAAGATTGAATTGGAAAAGGATGAATTTATTTATCAAGTAAAAAATGATGTGGATATAAGCCAATTTGAAGATGCATTAAAGTTGGAACGTTCACTTAAGGTGGGAAATAGTAGATTGAAGCCATCTAAAGAGAAATTTGTAATAGCGGAGAATCTAGGAGATTATATATATAATACGAA
This region includes:
- a CDS encoding FtsX-like permease family protein; translated protein: MYKIEWYKLRSSIKSNIIYFVTLVICIALFYGFISLGDPYNPLVQGNEKYDFSMYAPMIRYCIYVVSISLFILVSYVNLYMFKEKLKDISVLITLGMKRSKIAIWYSEEMLTVSIVAFVIGIFGGIICSYVINGVLSLIAYKNIVDNRLFYVQSFVETCIFFAVIYCGITFINVIKVLKKSPLELLNNHKVIDSKRNSKFRIVSEIIVLLVSYIFIAYNLKVYFSLGRNYQGNIPDYESNKFQVAIFAAIILAIFLTIKIIAYLLIAITKKKILRYGESMFIVGKLAFRMRSNVRNMFLVTIVLTLSLCGFSLIPILAEFSKEYMEQRMVFDVNIPFNYDNIERQEDIPDIDYQFAKEILEENDLSVKDECILEEYFVWEKDFSGPSGRKNKYDMPRLAISISDYNKLREMAELEKIELEKDEFIYQVKNDVDISQFEDALKLERSLKVGNSRLKPSKEKFVIAENLGDYIYNTNTDDLLVFPDEVCAELKLAKKSYFANLRGDGRYQDCKNSEKEIYTTFRQTYSYLYTQYGENGNKAIDFIGPMRFISIEENDISFMVIVTKMLGIYIGIIFMVICMAMVSIKNIIECSSDIDNYQLMKQIGMSSKSIKYLNLKENLFFYFVPYFISIFNFYIIQKTFFMRFGKRVNVYFQGNGYVNGIMVPFLAVSIILLIYIIVAQIINFNKIDDSLKRSYLQRE
- the papB gene encoding PapB family radical SAM/SPASM ranthipeptide maturase — encoded protein: MIKRNIENEVLTYQVYQIFNESGQLYLFDAGNAAIYKIDELVLKLLDQEGEKVQTAYENLKNYITREQFDELIDNFKESGFLIENNKNNKKASTIKGLTLMLVQACNLACKYCFGSEGEYADRGKMSEKIALDAIDYLIKASGNERNLYVTFFGGEPLLCFDVIKKVVAYCKEREKATGKNFFYNMTTNGTLLNEEINKFIIQNKIGTMISIDGNKKQHNANRFDKMGNGSYDEVMDKTDALRKMGYLSARATITATNINLESVFEHLNVEGFSNVPMAPAYNLMSNEDFERYVVELEKLCNYFEELLKRDINKAKRIKVLWKAFKRIHGGGCQNTACGAGINGVAVDIHGNLFPCHRFVSNKEYILGNIYESEDERKQFIEECDIDNHEKCNKCYLRLLCSGGCPYENYIETGNIRNIYERQCIECKTIYSELIHIYLRLSEKQKESIFI
- a CDS encoding ABC transporter ATP-binding protein yields the protein MDILNVSGVSKCYGKGKASVQALKNISFTVEKGKFIGIMGASGSGKSTLLNLISTIDYATEGNIIINDTNITKLNIKKADKFRREKLGFIFQDFRLLDSLMISENIGMPLVIQKRKRDEIEKKVNEIMRILDIGRLAEKYPYQISGGEKQRTACARAIISEPELILADEPTGALDSNNARNIMILLKKINIELGATILMVTHDPMSASYCDKVIFLKDGRITNMLNREISDNNIFYEKIVKCNSKLQHVICQEKEDVQN